NNNNNNNNNNNNNNNNNNNNNNNNNNNNNNNNNNNNNNNNNNNNNNNNNNNNNNNNNNNNNNNNNNNNNNNNNNNNNNNNNNNNNNNNNNNNNNNNNNNNNNNNNNNNNNNNNNNNNNNNNNNNNNNNNNNNNNNNNNNNNNNNNNNNNNNNNNNNNNNNNNNNNNNNNNNNNNNNNNNNNNNNNNNNNNNNNNNNNNNNNNNNNNNNNNNNNNNNNNNNNNNNNNNNNNNNNNNNNNNNNNNNNNNNNNNNNNNNNNNNNNNNNNNNNNNNNNNNNNNNNNNNNNNNNNNNNNNNNNNNNNNNNNNNNNNNNNNNNNNNNNNNNNNNNNNNNNNNNNNNNNNNNNNNNNNNNNNNNNNNNNNNNNNNNNNNNNNNNNNNNNNNNNNNNNNNNNNNNNNNNNNNNNNNNNNNNNNNNNNNNNNNNNNNNNNNNNNNNNNNNNNNNNNNNNNNNNNNNNNNNNNNNNNNNNNNNNNNNNNNNNNNNNNNNNNNNNNNNNNNNNNNNNNNNNNNNNNNNNNNNNNNNNNNNNNNNNNNNNNNNNNNNNNNNNNNNNNNNNNNNNNNNNNNNNNNNNNNNNNNNNNNNNNNNNNNNNNNNNNNNNNNNNNNNNNNNNNNNNNNNNNNNNNNNNNNNNNNNNNNNNNNNNNNNNNNNNNNNNNNNNNNNNNNNNNNNNNNNNNNNNNNNNNNNNNNNNNNNNNNNNNNNNNNNNNNNNNNNNNNNNNNNNNNNNNNNNNNNNNNNNNNNNNNNNNNNNNNNNNNNNNNNNNNNNNNNNNNNNNNNNNNNNNNNNNNNNNNNNNNNNNNNNNNNNNNNNNNNNNNNNNNNNNNNNNNNNNNNNNNNNNNNNNNNNNNNNNNNNNNNNNNNNNNNNNNNNNNNNNNNNNNNNNNNNNNNNNNNNNNNNNNNNNNNNNNNNNNNNNNNNNNNNNNNNNNNNNNNNNNNNNNNNNNNNNNNNNNNNNNNNNNNNNNNNNNNNNNNNNNNNNNNNNNNNNNNNNNNNNNNNNNNNNNNNNNNNNNNNNNNNNNNNNNNNNNNNNNNNNNNNNNNNNNNNNNNNNNNNNNNNNNNNNNNNNNNNNNNNNNNNNNNNNNNNNNNNNNNNNNNNNNNNNNNNNNNNNNNNNNNNNNNNNNNNNNNNNNNNNNNNNNNNNNNNNNNNNNNNNNNNNNNNNNNNNNNNNNNNNNNNNNNNNNNNNNNNNNNNNNNNNNNNNNNNNNNNNNNNNNNNNNNNNNNNNNNNNNNNNNNNNNNNNNNNNNNNNNNNNNNNNNNNNNNNNNNNNNNNNNNNNNNNNNNNNNNNNNNNNNNNNNNNNNNNNNNNNNNNNNNNNNNNNNNNNNNNNNNNNNNNNNNNNNNNNNNNNNNNNNNNNNNNNNNNNNNNNNNNNNNNNNNNNNNNNNNNNNNNNNNNNNNNNNNNNNNNNNNNNNNNNNNNNNNNNNNNNNNNNNNNNNNNNNNNNNNNNNNNNNNNNNNNNNNNNNNNNNNNNNNNNNNNNNNNNNNNNNNNNNNNNNNNNNNNNNNNNNNNNNNNNNNNNNNNNNNNNNNNNNNNNNNNNNNNNNNNNNNNNNNNNNNNNNNNNNNNNNNNNNNNNNNNNNNNNNNNNNNNNNNNNNNNNNNNNNNNNNNNNNNNNNNNNNNNNNNNNNNNNNNNNNNNNNNNNNNNNNNNNNNNNNNNNNNNNNNNNNNNNNNNNNNNNNNNNNNNNNNNNNNNNNNNNNNNNNNNNNNNNNNNNNNNNNNNNNNNNNNNNNNNNNNNNNNNNNNNNNNNNNNNNNNNNNNNNNNNNNNNNNNNNNNNNNNNNNNNNNNNNNNNNNNNNNNNNNNNNNNNNNNNNNNNNNNNNNNNNNNNNNNNNNNNNNNNNNNNNNNNNNNNNNNNNNNNNNNNNNNNNNNNNNNNNNNNNNNNNNNNNNNNNNNNNNNNNNNNNNNNNNNNNNNNNNNNNNNNNNNNNNNNNNNNNNNNNNNNNNNNNNNNNNNNNNNNNNNNNNNNNNNNNNNNNNNNNNNNNNNNNNNNNNNNNNNNNNNNNNNNNNNNNNNNNNNNNNNNNNNNNNNNNNNNNNNNNNNNNNNNNNNNNNNNNNNNNNNNNNNNNNNNNNNNNNNNNNNNNNNNNNNNNNNNNNNNNNNNNNNNNNNNNNNNNNNNNNNNNNNNNNNNNNNNNNNNNNNNNNNNNNNNNNNNNNNNNNNNNNNNNNNNNNNNNNNNNNNNNNNNNNNNNNNNNNNNNNNNNNNNNNNNNNNNNNNNNNNNNNNNNNNNNNNNNNNNNNNNNNNNNNNNNNNNNNNNNNNNNNNNNNNNNNNNNNNNNNNNNNNNNNNCTTCGATcactaggaaaatgatatcgaaaaattacaaaatttattttctaggtacttcaaatactctagatcaactctaacggagacgatcgtcgattcgaaagtccgaacatcgaaaacaacttggaagcacggagggctccgtgcttccagaagcataccagcccactctctctctctctctctctctctctatatatatatatatatatatatatatagtccggctatatTCTTATGTGTACCATCTACTTCGTACTTATAAATTactttcgatgatagagttatcgaatcgacgatccataccgttaaatattatctagagcatttaaaacttctagaaattaaattttataaattttcgatatcatttaccctacgatcaaaagctcataaaattgacaatttttaacggccggtatgaaatatttgctagtttaatggtgtaaaagaatcggaatatgttgaatttttgataaaaaattctattcactatctaaataaagatcaattactctgatcttaaattgaaagatccgatcatccatttttaggatgttgttcgattttgactgttcattttatacccgcttgattaactttataatgatttcgaaaaattatgaaatttattttctaaaagtttcaaatgctctagattatgtttaatggtgtgaatcgtcgattcgaaaaccctaacatcgaaaataacttatgagtacgaagggctctatactcataatagtatagtaaccatactatatatatataattttgctagaatactatcggtaataaacggctcggtttactaccgatttgttttcgatgatagagcttccaaattgatgatcggcaccgttaaacatgatctaaactatttaaactatctgaaaattaaatttcacacattttcgatattgttctcttgtccatcaagtgaacagaaaaataaatggctggaaatgaatatccttcaaaaagtgatgatacaatttttatatttgagatctagagtctaaatcttattttaaatagtttaaagaattttcaagcaaaaatttagttgatttgaactcttctataccgttaaatgagcaaacgcaccatatcggccattaaaattatagattttgtgaccctttgatcgttcagttagtgatgccaaaaaatcatgaaatttgatttctagataatttaaatggtctagatcatgttcaacggtgccNTTATCCGAAAACAATCGATCGCTATCTGATTATCAGATCAGTCTAAACTTGCTATTCATTTATTCCATTCTAATAAGATTAAGCTTCGCTGATGATCATCATTGGGCTAATTATAAAgtatatgaaaagaaaaagacaaaacaaGAGGGTACAAATTAGTAATAAAGGAATAAGGAAAAGGAATTATTCCACAGCCTCAATTTCCCAACACGCATCCTTTGTTTCCATCTTTGTGCTGCGAAAAATAAAGACAAGTGCAAAAGCTATGGACCTATGTGTCTCCTCAATAAatgaaaggttaaaaaaaataaagaaaaagaaaaagaaaaaaaatcacttaTTTGATACAGTAGTAAAATACAAGATTAAAGATGAAAtcatttttatgtaaaaaagaTAAGCAAGGCTTGTTTAGAATTAACCATAGTTTAGGGGTCTTATGgcatttttatccaaaaagggcaaaaaggaaaaaaaaatcaaagtggAGCTTTCCTTTCTTGTGATGCCATTAAAGATCCCTGCGAGTACAGCGCGGTTTTGTGTGTCCCCACTGAAAGGCTGATTTGTGGGCCCCACAACACGTAGGCCCCACATGTCACCTTCACAGCGTGACATttaatctttatacatttttaaatatgttattctgattttttataattagttcaattttataattataaatatattttttcaaaaattataataatataatataaaaagtataaaaaaattaaagattaattataattaaatatttaatctatatttaattaaaattttctaacgcagaaatatatttaaaaatatcaaaaatttacaaaaataatatataaaaattaatttttataaaaatatatttattattcattatatttataaaaatatgtaaaaaattaaCCCTATAAATAATAGTCGTCTTCTACTTTTTAAGCTGTTGACCGCAATAACTACCGGCTCATCCGCTCCCCTTTCGCTGAACCATAATTTGTTACCTGGAAACGGTCTATAAGACCGGTGTATTGGAGATGCTTCTTAAATCTCAACAAAGGTcgagtaatataaaaatttgagagaGTTAGATTGGCTATACTATGCAATTTAAGATCCCTCTGTATGAATTGATTATATCACATGTCGCCGTATTAGTAAATtagtaaaaacttaaaatatttattttaaatgacaAATTTTTTTCGACAATTATAGTTTATTTGGTCCGatcttataaattatattactaGTTGATATAATAATAGTGTTTCAAAAAAGACTATTAAATATATCATTGATTGCTCTGTGTTTATAAACTAATTAGAAGTTTTATTTTTGAGACTTAAAATACTTGATTTTCACTCTTACTTTAATATAAAGAATCAATCAAgtcctaaaaaagaaaaaaaatttaaatgtaacgATCGTAGATAATATGGTATTTCTAACCAATCAATTGCTCCTCTGTATCCATCCATTCTATTAtgattattagaaaaaaaatatattatacctttttttttaaaaaaagtgccATTAATTAGCAGGTGATATAGTGTACCTACTACACACAATAAACTTCCTCTTAAGGCAGGGACACCTATCAAAACCAGTCTGAATCTACGGATGACGTGGTAAACCGAGTCCAACCAACAGTTTTGCGCACCGCACCACAGGCCACAATCCCCCCTTCTCTGCCAAAACGCGTTCACATTTATAACTCACACACACCATCACCACCTTCGCGAGTCGCCACCACCActgactcctctctctctccccttccaCTACTCAAACCCTCCCCAACGCATCCGCCATTGTTGGAGCTTCCACATCCCGACAATGGCAGCGGCGCTCGAGTGCTGGTCCGCTCGGTCCAGCGCTGACGAGGACTCGGCGGAGCTCCTGGTGCTCATGAACCCCtcccccccctcctcctctgcaGCCGCCGCTGCGGCCTCCTCTCCTTACCCGTCTCCGGCGGACCTcggcgggggcggcgccgcTCCTCCCCCCAAGAGGTGGCGGCGCCTCCGCCGAAACTTCGCCGGCGCCATTGCCACCCTCGTGAGCTCCCTCACCCtcgacccctcctcctcctcaccaCCTACGCCGCCGCGCTCGGAGAAGCTCGCCTCCACCCTACGCCGCCACTTCGATTCCCTTCCCAGTAGGTAAGAGCATTTTCGGATCAAAGATACCAATATCTTAGCATGTCATGTGATTATACGATGAGGTCGATCACATCGTTCTCTGAATGCAGCTATGCACTAGTGGGATTCGAGATGAACACCGTTCTCCTGCACGCTCGATTGGTCGAGCAATCGTGGATCGAAGACCAACCGGCTATTCACATCGAGGAGTTCGATGATGTGGGATTAGCATTTAAGGTTACATTCGCTTGTACCTCGCCGATTTCATGGCCTTCGATCTCAACCGACCTTCAATCCTCTTCGATTTCATGTAAAAAGGTTCAAATTTTCGAGAAGAATGGTTTAACTCTCGGAATCGTAATTGTACTAATTCAGCCTATAAGCAAAATGCACTTCAAGTCTCAGATAGAAGTTGCTTTAAAATCTGCCATGAAGAAGCCGAGGACGAATGGTGTTAAGCTCCCGTTCGGGCTTTGTGGTTGCCAAGATGAGAGTTTGAACCATTGTGAAGGGGATTCGAGGCTCGACGAAGATGACCGCCACATGTTCGATGATGGGTCCCTTCGAGAAGGGAAGCTTCTGAGCCCTCTTCCCGAATCTTCACTGGTTGTATCGATTGATGAGTGGCAGAGTATTCAATCCAGTGGGCAAGAGATTGCAAGGTGGGTGATTAGTTCTGATGAGGTCGAGTTCATAGATAGGGTCGGCCCCAGTTCCTTCAAAGGTGTTTATAGAGGGAAGAAGGTGTGGGTAAAGAAGCTGAGGGGATGTGAAAGGGGAACTGCTTATGATATTGAGATTAGGCATGATTTATTGCAGCTTATGAGCTGTGGACATGCGAACATACTTCAATTTTACGGCATTTCTTTTGAGGAGAATCATGGGCTATGCATTGTTACAAAGATGATGGAGGGAGGATCTGTTCATGATGTTATACAGAGGAATGAGAAAATACCCATGAGAGAGGTTGTTGGTATTGCATTGGATGTTGCAGAAGGGCTTATGTTTGTGAACGATCATGGGATGGCTTATAGGGATCTTAGCACGCAGAGGATTCTGCTGGATAGGCAGGGGAATGCTTGCATTGGGTATGCGGGTGTGGTTACTTCTTGTTGCAATGCCGGGGAGGTCAAAGAGTACGAGATGGCTGGGTATCGGTGGCTCGCTCCCGAGGTTAGTTTAGTTGATGGTCTTGGTTTGTTTCCGTTGCTTTTCTTTGTTGATTCGGTGATCTATTGAATCTTCCATATTACTATAGTGATTTGACAATATGACATTCTTTCGAACTTCAGGATCATAAAAGATCACAATTTTAGCAGTGGGCCATTAAACGTCCAAGGTCTTTCTAGACATGAACGATATTGTGTGAACTAGAGATTTGAGCTGTCTGTTGCAATCGTTGGTTGAAAGTTGGTAGGAAATATGTTACTCTTGttgcaaaattttcaaaagtacTTAGTTTATACAGTAAGATTAGATAGTTCATAGGTATTTTCGCATCAAACAAACTTTGTGGTGAAATTACATCCAAGAAAGTGTTGAGTAAACTTGCTGGGTACAATTGCTATCATGCAATTAAACTGAGTTCCTATGATTTCAATCCTTTCTGTAATGGATGCTTATTGTTATTCTATatatgaatttttgataaaaaataaggaAAGAGATATCTTCTGGTTTTCTTTAGCTATATCTTCAGAAAGTCAATGATATAGTAGCTAATtgaatatattcaaattttcccTCTTATACAGATTATTGCCGGCGATCCAGAGAGTGTGTCAGAGACTTGGATGAGCAATGTATATAGCTTCGGGATGGTGCTATGGGAGATGGTAACAGGGGAGGCGGCATATTCTTCTTACTCCCCGGTTCAAGCTGCAGTTGGAATCGCCGCTTGCGGATTGAGGCCAGAAATTCCTAAAGACTGCCCACAAGTTCTGAGATCACTGATGCTCGAGTGCTGGAACAGTTCTCCATCGAAGCGCCCTAAGTTTTCGGAGATAATCGATATCTTACAAAGGCAAAAGTATTAGGTAATCCTCCCaaaatttgctttcttttggcttTTGTTTGCAGTTTAGAGATGTCGAAAAGGCAAATTTTCTGCATCCAAAGTGCTTACTTGATGTAATTTCCTTACAAGGCTTCCTCTCTGCATAACTATAAAATGCAGTTGATTAATTTCTTTCTCTATATTCAATCGCATCGGTCAATATTTTAGGATCTTATTTGATAAGATTTGGGTATTGGCTTCGATGGTTGGAACATGGATCTCATGTTCCTGTTCTCTTTATCCTTTTGATCAATAGATATGCTATCATCATCTGTATATGTAGAACATGGATCCCTTGAAGCAATTTGCACTTTCATTGAGCAGATTGCTTTTTTCGTCGGTCTCGTGTCCAGAAGATCCTTACTTTTGTTACGTCTCCTCGTGTCTCGGTCTAGTTCTTCTTTTTTCATAACCAACTTATTGTTCGGGTCCACTCCACCAAGTATACTGCCCTCTACTCTGAATCAAATCCTCCCCTGCAATGGAAATTTTTTCCAGAAAATGTAGGTGGACAAACCATGCAATTTCCAGGATCATTTCCTGCCTCTTTCACTTTATTTTCCGAACCGCTAAGTTACCGATCGATATTATGTTTGAACATCCATCTTGAGACCCACAACAATATGTCCAAAGATATTCAAAGAGGATTTAGTAAAGTGCTGTGCTGTTATAGGTGCAGCAAATGCTAATTGAGTTTGGGAAAAAGGGAGTAGAAGAAGCTACTTACGATAGCACGATATGCTGCAATgtagaaacatcaaaaaataGAATAGCTTATATTGTTGATTTTATTATCATGGCAATGCCAAATACCATAACAATAATTCAATAATTAATCAGAAAAAGAACTATGTTCCTCCACTAAGCAACGGCTTGTGCATTATCCTGTTGGCCGTTGCGCGCTAGTCTcttattgaaaacaaatagCCTTATATACCCTGTAGCAATACTAAAGCATATCGCGTGGTCTATGCGCCTATCAAAAGTGACCTTATAACAACTCTCAGAATCTCAATCCaaatccctctcctcctctctctttcactctctcaAGCCTCGGCCACTGCTGCGCACGACGCCGTCTTCGTGTCCATCACGACTACGCCGCCTGCTGCATTCATCGTCCGAAGATAACATCTACTCCCGTCCTTGTACCTGTATGCCGACCGCGTGCTCCCGCTCCCCCACACTACCATCTCTTCTCCACCTCCGTGTCCTGCACCGCCGCGGACAAGCTCTGTCCCCTCCGCGTCCTGCCGATCCGTGAGCGTGCTCGTCTCCACCACCTGTGTTgcatataaataatttgaatatcGTTCTCTATGAGGGAAGGTTTTAGAGTAATCGGGAATCTCACGACCTGTCCCTCGCTGATGCTCATGGCCTCTACCAGCTGGTGGTAGAGCCGCGCCTTCCGGAACTCTGCAGTGCCCcctgctgccgccgctgccgacGTCTGCAGCTGCAGCGGTGCCTCTGCTAGCATCTGGACGCGCCGCAGCACCTGGTGCCCCTGCTGTATCGCCACCATCATCCTCTCCTTGTTTTGCACCTCGATCTGTGTCAGAGTCCCGCGGTTTTGCACCTCTACCTGGCTCTTGAACTTGATCTTTTGCCTCACCTGTGTGGTGAGGTTCCCCTTGGACGAGCTCACCCAGCCCGTGAATCGCACCAATCCCTCGGCGTCGATCTCCGATTGGCCGTCGCGGTCACGCCACTCAGCGTTCCGGTTCATCTTAATTGCTGGGGCAAAGTACTCGAGCAGCCCGGCGTGGACGTGATCGGACCAGGGATCGGTCCATAGGTGGAGGTTGGCTGTTAAAAGCCAGAAGGATTGAGCATCGCGCACGCTGAGCCCAATATTGTGGGGTGCCCCGTCGAGCATGAGGCCGAGGAATGGGGTGAGGTCGAGGTCGTAGGAGGGCATGTCGAAGGCGCCGATGGCGGCGACAGGGGACCAGAAGTAGGGGTTGATGGCCCCTGGGTAGATCACCGCATAGGGCACATGCCCGCCGAGGAAGCGGCCGTCGAGGGTCGCGTAGACCTGGCGGAAGGCGCCATTGGCTCGCGGCGTCGAGAAAGAGACGGCGGGAGATTGCTGGAGGTACGAGGAGCGTAGGGGGTTGGTGTACCACAGCTCGTCGTCGCCGTGGTAGGAGACGAAGATCTCGAGGACTGCCCGGTAGGTGTTCGGGGGAATTGTGATCGATTTGGAACCAGGGGCGGAGTCATTGTCGATTCGGAACCAGAAACCAGACTCGTAGTAACCGTCAGGGTTTGAGACTGGGAGGATGAGGTCGGCGGGCTCACGGTACAGGCCCTTGATCGTTGGGTGCGATGTGTAAGCCAAGAGGGGTTGGGATTGAACGGAGTGCGTTGAGCCACGGTAGAAGTGGAGGGAGACGTTGGCGGAGTAGACGCCCGGTAGTGCTACATTCGAATTCTCGAGCATCATGGATATGACACCGCTGCCTCCGTTGGAGAGGCTGTGGAAGAGCGCAGAGTAGCGGGTGACGTCCTTTTGGACGCGCCAGAATGCACCGGGCGCCATAGGGCGTGGGGTGGCAGTGCGGAGGACCTCGGCGCCGCCGACCCAGATGGCAGCGACCCGGTCGTGTTGGAGATCAGTGGCAAAAACGGAGAGCTCGAGAATGACGCGGGTCCAGGGGAAGGGGCACTCAGCCGGCAGGGTATAGTTGGACGCCGCGGGCGGGGAGCCGAAGGTGTCGGCAAAGTCTTGTTGGAGGACAAGCACGGAGCACCGAGGGGTCTCGCCTGCTAGGACCACCGGAGGGAGTGTCGGGTCAATGTGTTCTAAGGAGATCGCCGGTATCGGATCTTTAAGAAGAAGAGATGTCCCAGCATTGGTGTATACAAAGATTGTGGCACACAGGAGAAGGGAGAAGAGAAGTTTCTGATGCATATTTGGGTCTGGTGAGATGAAAAGAATGGTAACAGGTGGGACATTTATACGCAGATAGAGGATGGGGGGAATGCTTAAAATGTGTTTGATCAATTTCTTCTGTTCTCGTACAGACACTTTGTAGTATTCTTTTAGAACAGAGTATTTCTATACACGAGAGCACCGGCGACCAGTTGCGAACCTTCATTGGCATTTCGTCGAGTAATCCGTAGCTAAGAGAAGGTTTATATTTTATCCTGTACGATGGAGTAATTTTTCCCCATCGGGATGCGTTTGAACTATTATCTGTATTGAATGACTCAAATACACTGCACAAGTATCTTTTACCCATGCTTAAATTTTTCTCCGTATAATAGACTGTTCCTAATACAAATGGCAAAAAAATTCATGGTTGATACTTaagtttcaaattcgaatcctaatttatttatattttcggctaaatttattttttaaaaaaataaacaaaacgaataACCTGCTATAtttctctttaaatttttttttttttcttggtatAGGACTGTAGAATTACTGCACTCGTTTCAAAGATCAATCTCGGAAGGCCGATCTCCTAGGATTCGGCTCCTACCATTTAAGTTGAAAACATGAGTCCCATCACAATAGCAGATACCACGAAGGGTCCAAACAACGTCTCCTTCTACCATCTTGTAATCCGTTCGTTAAAAAGAATTCAAAAATGTACCCGCAGTATAATCCCTACTCCGTTCACATTTTACATGCTGGTCACTTATTAGCAAAAACAACACCAATTCCCCCATTGCtttatgcatgtatatatacaacCCACAACACCACTCATTTTCATCAACTCAGCTGAGCCATAGCAAACACCAGTTCCCCCATTTGAACCCAGCATCAAACACATGATGTCTCTCACCCACCACCATCTACTGTTCCCCTGTTGCCTTCTTCTCCTGCTGGTTCGGCTTTCCGGAGCCAGCGGCGTGTCGCCATGGCAGCTCATCACGCCGTCCGTCCCCGGCAGGTTGGTGTTCCCCCCGCCACCGTCTGTCCCAGCAGAGAATGCCACCCTCGAATACATGGACCCCACCCTCCCGCCGCTCCTCCCCGctcacaacccaaaatgctCCCTCCTAGTCCTCCAATACAACTTTGCCGACACCGTCGGCGCCCCGCCCGTCGCCGCCAACTACACCCCGCCCCCTGACTGCCCCGCTCCGTGGTCCCGCGTCGTGCTTGAGCTCTCTGCCTCCGCCTCTGGCCTCCAGAAGGACCGCATTGCCGCCCTGTGGCTCGACGGTGCGGAGATCCTCCGCACCACGACCCCATACCCGATGGCCCCCGGCGTCTTCTGGCGGGTGCGCAAGGACGTCACCCGCTACACTGCGCTCCTACGCGGCCGATCCCCTTACGAGGGTGACCAGCCGTGTGTTCTCTCGATGATGCTCGAGAATTCCAATGCCAAGTACCCGGGCGTCTACTCCATCAACGTCTCCCTCCATTTCTACCGCGGTGCACTCTGCAGCGGCGGCAGATGCATTGGGCTCAAACCGGCCGGAGAAactaaacgagccgagctcgggcCAGCACTCTCCGCGCATCCAACAATAAAAGGAATCTACCGCGAGCCGGCCGACATGATCATCCCCATATCGAATGGCGACGGCCGCAAAGGCTTCTGGTTTCGCCTCGAGAACGAGACTGAAGTGCAAGGCACGACGGTGCGACTGCCGAATAACACCTACCGTGCAGTCCTGGAGGTCTATGTGTCGCACCACGGTGACGACGAGTATTGGTACGCCAACCCCCTCCGCACCAACGGGCCCGAGGCGGAGGGGTTGCAGCCTCAACAAGGCGGCGACAACCGCCTAGAATCTTCCAAGGCAAACGGCGGCTTCCGCCAGGTGGTGGCCACAGTCGACGGGCGCTACGTCGGCTCCGCAATTCCGTTTCCTGTCATATATCCAGGGTCCGTGAACCCCTTCTTCTGGGCCCCTGTGGCGGCCATCGGCGCGTACGACCACCCGTCTTACGACCTCGACCTCACGCCGTTCGTCGGCCATCTGATCGACGGAGCACCGCACGTGTTCGGGCTGGCGGTGCGCGACAGCCAGCCGTTCTGGCTCGTGTCGGCAAACCTGCACGTGTGGGTGGATGCATGGTCCGACACGGTGGAGGGGGCGCTCGTGCGGTACAAGGTGCCGCCGTTCCGTTTGAGCAGACAAGCGGACTGGACGGAGCGGGAGGGGAAGTCGGAGATCGAAGGGCAGGTCATAATCCGGTTCTCCGGCTGGGTCAGCTCGTCGAAGGGGAACATCACGACGAGCGTTCGGCACAAGATCAAGTTCAAGAGCCACATAGAGGCCGAGGAGAAGGGGGAGATGACCAGCGTCGAGTTGGAGAGCAAGGCCCGGACCAACATCAGGATCGAAAGGGAGGATCAGGTACTATTTAATCCAACTAAAAAAGTTTAAACTCACGGCACTTAAAATGGTTCAAAGCTAGGCTGATTTTGAGAGCAACTTTAAAACTAGGTAATCGGCCGGGTGGCGGTGGAGACGGAGACGCCGCTGACGATGGCTACGATGAGCTCGAACGGGGGCGGGGGGTCGAGATTCCACAAGACGAAGCTGGCGCACGCGCTGATGGAGACGCGGAGCGTGGCGGAGAACAAGGGGACGAGCTTCAGCGCGGTGGCGGACCGGCAGGATTCGGAGGGCGCGGTGCTGATGGAAGAGGGAGTGGCCATGTGGGGGAATGGCGACACCAAGTCGGTGTACAAGTACCGCGACGACAAAGGGTGTTACCTGCGGACGGTGAACGTGGTCGGCGGGAAGGTGAAGGAGGATGAGGACACGGCGTCGTGCGCGGCCGCGGCCGTCGCAGAGTCGTAGTACGAAGGCACCAACGCACAGCAAGCAAATTCTGAAGGATGGCTACTTGTGTAGTCTTTTGTTGTCATATAGATCGAGTTATATCGTATAATAGTGTCACTCTCTATACACGACCGCATAATCTTTTATTAGTTGTTTAGTAAAATCTGTTTTGC
This genomic window from Ananas comosus cultivar F153 unplaced genomic scaffold, ASM154086v1, whole genome shotgun sequence contains:
- the LOC109705627 gene encoding serine/threonine-protein kinase HT1-like — encoded protein: MAAALECWSARSSADEDSAELLVLMNPSPPSSSAAAAAASSPYPSPADLGGGGAAPPPKRWRRLRRNFAGAIATLVSSLTLDPSSSSPPTPPRSEKLASTLRRHFDSLPSSYALVGFEMNTVLLHARLVEQSWIEDQPAIHIEEFDDVGLAFKVTFACTSPISWPSISTDLQSSSISCKKVQIFEKNGLTLGIVIVLIQPISKMHFKSQIEVALKSAMKKPRTNGVKLPFGLCGCQDESLNHCEGDSRLDEDDRHMFDDGSLREGKLLSPLPESSLVVSIDEWQSIQSSGQEIARWVISSDEVEFIDRVGPSSFKGVYRGKKVWVKKLRGCERGTAYDIEIRHDLLQLMSCGHANILQFYGISFEENHGLCIVTKMMEGGSVHDVIQRNEKIPMREVVGIALDVAEGLMFVNDHGMAYRDLSTQRILLDRQGNACIGYAGVVTSCCNAGEVKEYEMAGYRWLAPEIIAGDPESVSETWMSNVYSFGMVLWEMVTGEAAYSSYSPVQAAVGIAACGLRPEIPKDCPQVLRSLMLECWNSSPSKRPKFSEIIDILQRQKY
- the LOC109705635 gene encoding peptide-N4-(N-acetyl-beta-glucosaminyl)asparagine amidase A-like codes for the protein MHQKLLFSLLLCATIFVYTNAGTSLLLKDPIPAISLEHIDPTLPPVVLAGETPRCSVLVLQQDFADTFGSPPAASNYTLPAECPFPWTRVILELSVFATDLQHDRVAAIWVGGAEVLRTATPRPMAPGAFWRVQKDVTRYSALFHSLSNGGSGVISMMLENSNVALPGVYSANVSLHFYRGSTHSVQSQPLLAYTSHPTIKGLYREPADLILPVSNPDGYYESGFWFRIDNDSAPGSKSITIPPNTYRAVLEIFVSYHGDDELWYTNPLRSSYLQQSPAVSFSTPRANGAFRQVYATLDGRFLGGHVPYAVIYPGAINPYFWSPVAAIGAFDMPSYDLDLTPFLGLMLDGAPHNIGLSVRDAQSFWLLTANLHLWTDPWSDHVHAGLLEYFAPAIKMNRNAEWRDRDGQSEIDAEGLVRFTGWVSSSKGNLTTQVRQKIKFKSQVEVQNRGTLTQIEVQNKERMMVAIQQGHQVLRRVQMLAEAPLQLQTSAAAAAGGTAEFRKARLYHQLVEAMSISEGQVVETSTLTDRQDAEGTELVRGGAGHGGGEEMVVWGSGSTRSAYRYKDGSRCYLRTMNAAGGVVVMDTKTASCAAVAEA
- the LOC109705630 gene encoding peptide-N4-(N-acetyl-beta-glucosaminyl)asparagine amidase A-like, encoding MMSLTHHHLLFPCCLLLLLVRLSGASGVSPWQLITPSVPGRLVFPPPPSVPAENATLEYMDPTLPPLLPAHNPKCSLLVLQYNFADTVGAPPVAANYTPPPDCPAPWSRVVLELSASASGLQKDRIAALWLDGAEILRTTTPYPMAPGVFWRVRKDVTRYTALLRGRSPYEGDQPCVLSMMLENSNAKYPGVYSINVSLHFYRGALCSGGRCIGLKPAGETKRAELGPALSAHPTIKGIYREPADMIIPISNGDGRKGFWFRLENETEVQGTTVRLPNNTYRAVLEVYVSHHGDDEYWYANPLRTNGPEAEGLQPQQGGDNRLESSKANGGFRQVVATVDGRYVGSAIPFPVIYPGSVNPFFWAPVAAIGAYDHPSYDLDLTPFVGHLIDGAPHVFGLAVRDSQPFWLVSANLHVWVDAWSDTVEGALVRYKVPPFRLSRQADWTEREGKSEIEGQVIIRFSGWVSSSKGNITTSVRHKIKFKSHIEAEEKGEMTSVELESKARTNIRIEREDQVIGRVAVETETPLTMATMSSNGGGGSRFHKTKLAHALMETRSVAENKGTSFSAVADRQDSEGAVLMEEGVAMWGNGDTKSVYKYRDDKGCYLRTVNVVGGKVKEDEDTASCAAAAVAES